The Ranitomeya variabilis isolate aRanVar5 chromosome 7, aRanVar5.hap1, whole genome shotgun sequence genome includes a window with the following:
- the LOC143786029 gene encoding uncharacterized protein LOC143786029 translates to MEKLYASLRDEIKVFEEQVQKCHINFDLQTLQRALASLSEDLKENFDSWKKVEEYVQLTSTSGERGRSLRRYFSWLLSYVGYLGTMKDVFDEHVVFRLCDNLYINDEAETLTVPSTTLLSPGNIMSTARQLFHHRRGWALLLSSGSRDAHKPSRPMGLLHCIPDIFEESLVTANLARNWILLHEARNKNPSGTIPQPRQLSHEFQVKNTKKMSGSVNSTADEETQAELKDVREHLMFLLWRAGRADALGQQVKDTKQKVRSLQQDIRELQNFIQKDGQENSDIGLENQRRLEKVQRQLDLENFRQRIVSCDWQLELEVRPSLIRQIDMVRERCAQLEASSSLQKEPREESVRAASDGEWENSSSVFSHGSEYSSDVHSTL, encoded by the exons ATGGAGAAACTGTATGCATCATTGCGAGATGAGATCAAGGTCTTTGAAGAGCAGGTCCAGAAGTGTCACATCAACTTTGACCTGCAAACATTGCAAAGAGCCTTGGCTTCACTTTCCGAAGATCTGAAGGAAAACTTTGACAGCTGGAAGAAAGTAGAGGAATATGTCCAATTGACCTCCACTTCTGGAGAACGAGGGAGATCGCTCCGAAGATACTTTTCTTGGTTGTTGTCCTATGTTGGGTACCTTGGCACCATGAAGGATGTGTTCGATGAACATGTGGTTTTCCGGTTGTGTGATAACCTGTATATCAACGATGAGGCAGAGACCCTAACGGTTCCCTCGACCACCCTCTTATCCCCTGGTAACATTATGAGCACCGCCAGGCAACTCTTCCACCATCGACGTGGTTGGGCTCTTCTGCTCAGCTCGGGGAGTCGGGATGCCCATAAACCTTCTCGGCCAATGGGTTTACTGCATTGTATTCCAGATATATTTGAAGAAAGTCTAGTGACGGCTAATTTAGCTCGAAACTGGATCCTTCTCCATGAGGCTCGGAATAAGAATCCTTCAGGTACAATCCCACAACCGAGACAATTAAGCCATGAGTTTCAggttaaaaacaccaagaaaatgtCAGGGTCTGTTAATTCTACAGCTGATGAAGAGACCCAAGCCGAACTGAAGGATGTGAGAGAACATCTGATGTTTCTCCTATGGAGAGCGGGACGAGCCGACGCCTTGGGACAGCAGGTGAAGGACACCAAGCAGAAGGTAAGGAGTCTCCAACAGGACATTCGTGAGTTGCAGAATTTCATCCAGAAAGATGGGCAAGAAAATTCTGATATCGGCCTGGAAAACCAAAGGCGTTTGGAGAAAGTCCAGAGGCAGCTTGACCTAGAAAACTTCCGGCAACGGATAGTAAGTTGTGACTGGCAGCTGGAGCTGGAGGTCCGACCATCGCTCATCCGGCAGATAGATATG GTTCGGGAACGTTGTGCACAACTGGAGGCCTCGTCAAGCCTGCAAAAAGAGCCACGTGAGGAATCTGTCAGGGCGGCGAGTGACGGGGAATGGGAAAACTCCAGCTCCGTCTTCTCTCATGGCTCCGAATACTCCTCGGATGTTCATTCTACGCTCTGA